From the Leisingera thetidis genome, the window GTGCGCTGCAGCGACGGCACTGCCGCAACCGCGGAAAAGGTGGTGCTGTCGGCCGGGCTTGGCGCGATGGAGCTGGGCCCGAGGCTGGGCTTCAAGGCGCCGGTGCGGCCGCAGCGCGGCCAGGTGCTGATCACCGAGAAGCTGCCCAGGATGATAAACCGGCCGTCGCTGATCGCGCGGCAGGTTGACGAGGGCGGCATTCAGATCGGCGCCACCAACGAAGAGACCGGCCTGGATGACCGGGTCACCAGCACCGGCCTGTCCGGCCTCGCCGCTGAGGCGGTCAGGGCCTACCCGGCGCTGGCCCGGGCGCAGCTGGTGCGCAGCTGGGGGGCGCTGAGGATCCTGTCGCCCGACGGGCTGCCGATCTACCAGCAAAGCACCGAGCTGCCGGGGGCCTATCTGGTCACCTGCCACAGCGGCATCACTCTGGCCGCGGCGCATGCGCTGTTCCTGCCGGACTGGCTGGAAGGCACCGGCGCCGCCCCTGACTTGGAGGTGTTCAGTGAAGACCGATTCACCGTTTCTTGAGCTGGAGGCCGCACCGCGGGTGCGGGTCTGGTTCGACGGCCAGCCGCTGGAGCTGCCGGACGGCGCCAACCTGGCGGCGGCGCTGCTTGCAGCGGGGGTGCGGACGTTCCGCCATACACCCGTCTCGGGCGCGCCGCGGGCGCCGTTCTGCATGATGGGCGCATGCTACGACTGCCTGGTGGAAACCGGCGGCAGGGTTCAGCAGGCCTGCATGCTCGAGGTGAAAGACGGGATGCGCATCGCGCGCCCGCATGAAGCGGAGGCGGCCCATGCAGAAGGCTGATCTGATCGTCATTGGTGCCGGCCCGGCGGGCATGGCTGCGGCCAGCGAGGCGGCCGGGGCCGGGCTGCGGACCGTCCTGCTGGACGAGCAGCCCCGCCCCGGCGGGCAAATCTACCGCGATGTGGACCGGGCGGCGGGCCTGCGCGGCAGCATCCTGGGGGCGGATTATTTGCATGGTGCAGCGCTGACGGCCAGGCTGCGCAGCCCGGGCATCGAGCATGTCCCGGGGGCGGTGGTCTGGATGATCGAGCAGGGCTTTCAGGTCTCCTATACCCGCGAGGGGCGCGCCGCCCGGGTCGCGGCGGACCGGGTGATTCTGGCCACCGGCGCGCTGGAGCGGCCGATGCCGGTTCCCGGCTGGACCCTGCCGGGAGTGATGACCGCGGGAGCGGCGCAGATCCTGCTGAAGCAATCCGGCGTGCTGCCCAGGCAGGCGGTGCTGGCAGGCAGCGGCCCGCTGCTGTATCTGATCGCGGCGCAGATGGTGCGCGCGGGCACGCCGCCGCTGGCGCTGGTGGAAACCCAGACCCGTGCCGACATGATCAGGGCCGGCCGCCATCTGGGCGGCGCCCTGCGCGGTTGGCGCTACCTGGCCAAGGGCCTGAAGTTGATGGCCGAAATCAGGCGCGCCGGGGTGCCGCGCTATACCGGCGCCACCGCGATTGCGGTGGAGGGCGAAGACCGCGCCGAAGCAGTGGCCTTTGAAAGCGGCGGCCGCGGCCACCGGATCGCTTGCGGGACCGTGCTGCTGCATCACGGTGTGGTGCCTAACCAGCAGGCGGCGCGTTCGATGCAGGTGCCGCACCTGTGGTCGCAGGCGCAGCAGTGCTTCGCGCCGGTGGCAGATGCCTGGGGCCGCACCGGCCGCGAGGGGGTCTTCACCGCCGGCGACGGTGCCGGGATCGGCGGTGCCAGAGCGGCGGAATACTCGGGCCGGATCGCGGCGCTGAAAGCGGCTGAGGAACTGGGCCGGCTGACCGTGCAGGAGCGCGACCGCCTGGCAGCGCCGCTGCTGCGGCAGAAGGCGCGGGAAACTGCGGTGCGCCCGTTCCTGGATGCGGCCTATCCGCCCTATGCCGAGGCGCTGGCGCCGGACGACGCGACCATCATCTGCCGCTGCGAGGAAGTGACCGCCGGCGACATCCGCAGTTTTGCCAGGCTGGGCTGCCAGGGCCCCAACCAGGCCAAGGCTTTTGGCCGGGCCGGCATGGGTCCCTGCCAGGGCCGGTACTGCGGCTTGACCGTGACCGGCCTTCTGGCCAGCGCCAATGGCCGGAGCAAGGATGAGACCGGCTATTACCGCATCCGGCCGCCAATCAAACC encodes:
- a CDS encoding (2Fe-2S)-binding protein — protein: MKTDSPFLELEAAPRVRVWFDGQPLELPDGANLAAALLAAGVRTFRHTPVSGAPRAPFCMMGACYDCLVETGGRVQQACMLEVKDGMRIARPHEAEAAHAEG
- a CDS encoding NAD(P)/FAD-dependent oxidoreductase, with translation MQKADLIVIGAGPAGMAAASEAAGAGLRTVLLDEQPRPGGQIYRDVDRAAGLRGSILGADYLHGAALTARLRSPGIEHVPGAVVWMIEQGFQVSYTREGRAARVAADRVILATGALERPMPVPGWTLPGVMTAGAAQILLKQSGVLPRQAVLAGSGPLLYLIAAQMVRAGTPPLALVETQTRADMIRAGRHLGGALRGWRYLAKGLKLMAEIRRAGVPRYTGATAIAVEGEDRAEAVAFESGGRGHRIACGTVLLHHGVVPNQQAARSMQVPHLWSQAQQCFAPVADAWGRTGREGVFTAGDGAGIGGARAAEYSGRIAALKAAEELGRLTVQERDRLAAPLLRQKARETAVRPFLDAAYPPYAEALAPDDATIICRCEEVTAGDIRSFARLGCQGPNQAKAFGRAGMGPCQGRYCGLTVTGLLASANGRSKDETGYYRIRPPIKPVTLGELAGAQDTPAED